ACAGGCTGTTTAGTAACAGGGTCCAGAATTTCAGGATAAAAATGGTCTTCCCAGATATAAGCTCCTCCTTTCTCTTCAAAATCTTCCATAGAAACTCCAGGACCAATGATTTCGCTCAAACCATAAATATTGGTGGCATGAACGCCTAATCTTTCTTCAATGTGGCCTCTGATAATCTCTGTCCACGGTTCTGATCCCAATACAGCATACTTAAGACTGATTTCATCAGCTGAAATTCCTCTTTTAGCAAACTCATCCGCAATGGTAAGAGCATAGGATGGTGAACAGCAGATCACTTCCGGCTTAAAATCTATGATTAGATCTACCTGTCTGGCTGTCATTCCTCCTGAAATTGGAAGAACGCTCATTCCTAACATTTCTGCACCGTAATGAAGCCCTAAACCTCCGGTAAAAATCCCATAACCATACGCATTATGTAACTGCATTCCCGGTCTTGCTCCTGCGGCATTTAATGACCTAGCTACCACTTCACTGAAAAGTTCCACATCTTCTTTAGTATATCCTACCACTGTAGGTTTTCCTGTAGTTCCGCTTGAACAGTGAATTCTCTGAAGTTCAGTTTTAGGAACCGTAAATAATCCGAATGGGTAGTTGTCTCTTAAATCCTGTTTGTAAGTAATTGGAAGTTTCGTGATATCTTCAATTGACCTTATATCCTGTGGAGATATCTGCAATTCATCAAACTTTCTTCTATAAAATTCCGATTTCTCGTTCAGATAACCCATGAGATTTACTAAGCGGTCGGATTGAAGCTGTCTCAACTGACCCAGCTCCAGATATTCAACTGAAAAATCCATAAAACTAACTAACATTTGTTAGGTGTAAATTTAAAAAGATTTTGGAAGCTGACAAAATTTTTATGATTTTCGTCATATTTTGAATGATTCTAAATAATAAAATGAATGATTGTAGGAATTAAGTTATTGATAACATGTAAAGAAAGAGAATAAAAAAAGCCATATTTCAATCTTGCAAAACTATATAATAAAGCAGAAATAAAAACTGGTAGTATAACCCATACATAAGTCAACAGAAAATTCGAA
This Chryseobacterium sp. G0162 DNA region includes the following protein-coding sequences:
- a CDS encoding phenylacetate--CoA ligase family protein; amino-acid sequence: MDFSVEYLELGQLRQLQSDRLVNLMGYLNEKSEFYRRKFDELQISPQDIRSIEDITKLPITYKQDLRDNYPFGLFTVPKTELQRIHCSSGTTGKPTVVGYTKEDVELFSEVVARSLNAAGARPGMQLHNAYGYGIFTGGLGLHYGAEMLGMSVLPISGGMTARQVDLIIDFKPEVICCSPSYALTIADEFAKRGISADEISLKYAVLGSEPWTEIIRGHIEERLGVHATNIYGLSEIIGPGVSMEDFEEKGGAYIWEDHFYPEILDPVTKQPVPFGEEGVLVITTLTKKAMPLLRYWTNDITSLYYDENAKRTMVKMKPIVGRADDMLIVRGVNVYPSQIEEAFSHVKGVVPNYYLTPIEKEHMCVALDIDVEIDDELVNTQKIQANTDDYFNFVGSFGRNIENEIKKRVGITTKVKVHAQDSLPKCEGGKINRILKK